One stretch of Riemerella columbina DNA includes these proteins:
- a CDS encoding AI-2E family transporter, with amino-acid sequence MMEIKLPFIMKLAMVLICILALGYLAVLGQTILAPLFFAFLLALLFVPFANFLEQKWRFSRALSTFTSLLLMLLVVSGVVYFFSAQLSDFVADFPTLMLNINQAFLDLQTWVSKTFKVNFDQQMEYLNQGLEKILASSGIILSTTVTMFSSVLAFFLFSALFLIFILNYRRLLYKFIVSVFNEKHFAKVNEIILEIQKIIKDYIIGLFIQIIIVSTLSSILLTCLGVKYALLLGLLTGLLNVIPYIGIIITGFLACVISFATGGEHTLMVLIGYGVIHAIDANLVLPLVIGSKVKINALFSFLALLVGEHLWGISGMFLCIPFLAMMKVIFERIDGLKPWGLILGEEHTQRKRKKYKITKNITLEEKE; translated from the coding sequence ATGATGGAAATCAAATTACCTTTTATTATGAAACTCGCTATGGTGCTCATTTGCATTTTGGCATTGGGTTATTTGGCAGTTTTAGGGCAAACCATCTTGGCGCCGCTCTTTTTTGCATTTTTGTTGGCGCTGTTATTTGTGCCGTTTGCTAATTTTTTAGAGCAAAAATGGCGATTTTCCAGAGCGCTATCCACTTTTACATCATTATTGCTGATGCTTTTGGTGGTCTCTGGCGTGGTGTATTTTTTCTCGGCACAGCTGAGTGATTTTGTCGCTGATTTTCCTACGCTGATGCTGAATATCAACCAAGCCTTCCTTGATTTGCAAACTTGGGTTTCCAAAACTTTTAAAGTGAATTTTGACCAACAGATGGAGTATCTCAACCAAGGTTTGGAGAAAATATTAGCCTCTTCGGGTATTATTTTAAGTACTACGGTAACAATGTTTTCTTCTGTATTGGCGTTTTTCTTATTCTCGGCTTTGTTTCTTATTTTTATCTTGAATTACAGAAGATTATTGTATAAATTCATAGTTTCTGTGTTTAATGAGAAGCATTTCGCAAAGGTGAATGAGATTATTTTAGAAATTCAAAAAATCATCAAAGATTATATTATCGGCTTGTTCATTCAGATTATTATTGTGAGTACTTTGTCCAGCATTTTATTGACTTGTTTAGGCGTTAAATATGCGCTATTGCTCGGTTTGCTCACAGGGTTGCTCAATGTTATTCCTTATATTGGGATCATCATCACGGGTTTTTTGGCGTGCGTAATTTCCTTTGCTACAGGCGGTGAGCATACGCTTATGGTGCTGATTGGCTACGGCGTAATCCACGCGATAGATGCTAATTTAGTCCTTCCACTCGTGATTGGTTCTAAGGTGAAAATCAATGCATTGTTCTCATTTTTAGCGCTTTTGGTAGGCGAGCATCTGTGGGGGATTTCAGGGATGTTCTTGTGTATTCCATTTTTAGCGATGATGAAAGTGATTTTTGAACGCATAGATGGGCTGAAACCTTGGGGATTAATTTTAGGCGAAGAACACACCCAGCGCAAACGCAAAAAATATAAAATTACCAAAAATATCACCCTTGAAGAAAAGGAATAA
- a CDS encoding Rne/Rng family ribonuclease → MKKELLISNEDGASKIALIEDGRLFELHEEEQDNTLVVGDIYLGKIKKLAPNLNAAFVNIGYDKDAFLHYQDLGPQYLTYKKFLREVHSKRKNDSSLKNFPIEKTIDKNGMIDSVLAKDDTVLIQITKEPISTKGARISTQISLTGRFLVLIPFDQKVSISKKIRDNAEKDRLRTLIESIKPEGFGVIIRTVAEGKKVAELHNDMNHLVEKWETCFKNIQKNKIPSKILSEEDKASAILRDNFNADFVSIICDDETMVQDMRNYLEVIAPERKNIVEFYDNHIPLLEYYNVEKQLKQSFGKHVNIPSSKGAYLVIEHTEALHVIDVNSGNNISTGSHANKEHALKVNKMAATEIARQLRLRDMGGIIVVDFIDMREANHRKELYEHLKTEMKRDKARHKILPPSKFGLIQITRQRVRPEKVIETKEENPNKDGEILAPVVIVERMSEVIRNLLQKEKGRLYLHTHPFVEAYLTKGLMSIQTKWFFKYKKWVTIVPRDSFKYLEYKIYNDKKEELVSFSN, encoded by the coding sequence ATGAAGAAAGAACTCTTAATATCCAATGAAGATGGTGCTTCTAAAATTGCATTGATAGAAGACGGACGCTTATTTGAACTACACGAGGAAGAACAAGACAATACCCTTGTGGTAGGTGATATCTATTTAGGTAAAATTAAAAAATTAGCACCCAACCTCAACGCCGCTTTCGTGAATATCGGCTATGATAAAGATGCGTTTTTACATTACCAAGATTTAGGCCCACAGTACCTTACTTATAAGAAATTTCTCAGAGAAGTCCATTCTAAAAGAAAAAACGACTCCAGCTTGAAGAATTTTCCAATAGAAAAAACCATTGACAAAAATGGAATGATAGATAGCGTTTTGGCAAAAGATGACACCGTGCTCATCCAAATTACCAAAGAACCTATCTCCACCAAAGGTGCCAGAATCTCCACACAGATATCCCTCACAGGCAGGTTTCTTGTGCTTATTCCTTTTGACCAAAAAGTTTCTATCTCTAAAAAAATCAGGGATAATGCGGAAAAAGACCGCCTAAGAACCTTGATAGAAAGTATAAAGCCCGAAGGCTTTGGCGTGATTATCAGAACAGTAGCAGAAGGCAAAAAAGTTGCCGAACTACACAATGATATGAACCATCTGGTAGAGAAATGGGAAACTTGTTTCAAAAATATTCAAAAAAACAAAATCCCCTCTAAAATTTTAAGCGAGGAGGACAAAGCGTCTGCCATTCTAAGAGATAATTTTAATGCAGATTTTGTAAGCATCATCTGTGATGATGAAACCATGGTGCAAGATATGAGAAACTATCTGGAAGTCATTGCACCAGAACGAAAAAACATAGTGGAATTTTATGATAATCATATCCCACTTTTAGAGTATTACAATGTAGAGAAACAGCTCAAACAGAGCTTTGGCAAGCATGTGAACATCCCGAGTTCCAAAGGCGCCTATCTGGTGATAGAACACACCGAAGCCCTCCATGTGATTGATGTGAACTCCGGCAACAACATCTCCACAGGGAGCCACGCCAACAAAGAGCACGCCTTAAAAGTCAACAAAATGGCAGCAACAGAAATCGCCAGACAGCTGAGACTCAGAGATATGGGCGGCATTATTGTGGTGGACTTTATCGATATGAGAGAAGCCAACCACAGAAAAGAACTCTACGAACATCTAAAAACGGAAATGAAGCGTGATAAAGCACGCCATAAAATACTACCGCCCAGCAAGTTTGGGCTTATACAAATCACCCGACAGCGCGTGCGCCCAGAAAAAGTGATAGAAACTAAGGAAGAAAATCCTAATAAAGACGGCGAAATCTTAGCACCAGTCGTGATTGTAGAGCGGATGTCTGAGGTGATTAGAAACTTATTACAAAAAGAAAAAGGACGCCTATATCTGCACACCCATCCCTTTGTAGAAGCCTACCTAACCAAAGGACTGATGAGCATACAAACCAAATGGTTTTTTAAATACAAAAAATGGGTAACGATAGTCCCGAGAGACTCCTTCAAATACTTAGAATACAAAATCTATAACGATAAGAAAGAAGAATTGGTCAGTTTCTCAAACTAA
- a CDS encoding thioredoxin family protein: MKRIALIFSILLLNLSFAQEVKWLTFDEAIAAQKKAPKKILIDIYAPWCGPCKMMEKNTYGHPEIAKIINKNYYAVKFNGEGNEVAHYQNKVFSNPKYRANVSGRNAPHELARFFNVTAYPTTVFLDETGAPITNLVGYFNAKELEPYLSLFHTDTYKNIETKAQWEDFQKKFKSKIK; this comes from the coding sequence ATGAAAAGGATAGCATTGATATTCAGTATCTTATTACTCAATTTGAGTTTTGCACAAGAGGTTAAGTGGCTTACCTTTGATGAAGCCATAGCGGCACAAAAGAAAGCGCCAAAGAAAATACTTATTGACATCTATGCGCCGTGGTGCGGACCGTGCAAAATGATGGAGAAAAACACTTATGGACATCCTGAAATTGCCAAAATCATCAATAAAAACTACTATGCAGTAAAATTCAATGGCGAAGGAAATGAGGTGGCGCATTATCAAAACAAAGTTTTTAGCAACCCTAAATACAGAGCCAATGTTTCTGGGCGAAATGCACCACACGAGTTAGCTCGATTTTTTAATGTAACCGCCTACCCTACCACCGTATTTTTAGATGAGACAGGGGCTCCTATTACCAATTTGGTAGGCTATTTTAACGCCAAAGAATTGGAACCTTATTTATCACTTTTCCATACCGATACCTATAAAAATATAGAGACCAAAGCACAGTGGGAAGATTTCCAAAAGAAATTTAAATCTAAAATTAAATAA
- a CDS encoding peptide MFS transporter — MNLTTEQIQNFQGKYPKQIWSLFFSEMWERFCFYGMRGMLVFFMISQLDFQEAQANLQYGATQAFVYAFTFIGGLCADKILGFRKSLFWGGILMIIGSLILATDPHRYFFLGIAFTVVGTGFFKPNISSMVGQLYKPNDPRADAGFSLFYAGINLGALLGGYLCIAIGKGELFENAIPEHLRWNVAFGLAAIVMVVSLVNFIFTQRSLGSIGLQPGHPLAEIKTEAIAKWKEYGVYALSLVFVPIIMVMVAQTDYTDYFMWTIGPLTLIYLFFEMSKLKTEERKKLWAALIFILFSILFWGIYEQSGGSLSIFAAKNLNKDLLGLDPNGVNNSGGAFFIIFLAPLIGLLWIWLNKKKIEPNTIIKFGLGFIFLGLGYYLLFSTRFFANAAGITSLNFFTIALLVITFGELCLSPIGLSIMTKLSTKNLQGMMMGMWFLASAYGQYVAGIIGANLAEAKENASNYEALLSYTEGYKQLAIYALLAGLVLILISPFIKKLMGEVR, encoded by the coding sequence ATGAACTTAACAACGGAACAAATTCAGAATTTTCAAGGGAAATATCCTAAACAGATCTGGAGTCTTTTCTTCTCCGAGATGTGGGAGCGTTTTTGCTTCTATGGTATGCGGGGAATGCTGGTGTTTTTTATGATTTCTCAACTGGATTTTCAAGAAGCACAAGCCAACCTTCAATACGGTGCTACACAAGCCTTTGTATACGCATTTACCTTTATAGGCGGGCTTTGCGCTGATAAAATTTTAGGCTTTCGGAAGTCCTTATTTTGGGGCGGCATCTTGATGATTATCGGTAGTTTAATCCTCGCCACAGATCCACACCGTTATTTCTTTTTGGGCATCGCCTTTACGGTGGTGGGAACGGGATTTTTCAAACCCAATATTTCCTCTATGGTAGGGCAATTGTACAAGCCCAACGACCCTCGGGCAGATGCTGGATTTTCGCTGTTCTATGCGGGGATTAACCTCGGTGCCTTGCTGGGCGGCTATTTATGCATCGCTATTGGTAAAGGGGAATTGTTTGAAAATGCTATCCCAGAGCACCTTCGCTGGAATGTCGCTTTTGGTTTAGCCGCTATTGTGATGGTTGTTAGTTTGGTTAATTTCATCTTTACGCAAAGAAGTTTAGGCAGCATTGGGCTTCAGCCTGGGCATCCGTTGGCAGAAATCAAAACCGAAGCCATTGCTAAATGGAAAGAATACGGCGTGTATGCCCTGTCTTTGGTGTTTGTACCCATCATTATGGTGATGGTAGCCCAAACCGATTATACCGATTATTTTATGTGGACCATCGGGCCGCTCACGCTCATTTATTTGTTTTTTGAGATGTCTAAACTCAAAACCGAAGAACGCAAAAAGCTGTGGGCAGCACTCATTTTCATTCTATTTTCTATTTTGTTTTGGGGAATATATGAACAAAGTGGCGGCTCGCTGAGTATTTTTGCGGCTAAAAATCTCAACAAAGATTTGTTAGGTTTAGACCCTAATGGCGTGAATAATTCTGGCGGTGCATTCTTCATTATTTTCTTGGCACCACTCATCGGTTTGTTGTGGATATGGCTGAATAAGAAGAAGATAGAACCCAATACCATCATTAAATTTGGCTTAGGCTTCATCTTCTTGGGCTTGGGGTATTACCTATTATTCAGTACCCGATTTTTTGCTAATGCGGCAGGGATTACCTCTCTAAATTTCTTTACCATTGCCCTATTGGTCATTACTTTTGGGGAATTATGCCTCTCACCGATTGGCTTATCCATTATGACCAAACTCTCCACCAAAAATCTCCAAGGAATGATGATGGGAATGTGGTTCCTCGCCTCGGCATATGGACAATATGTGGCGGGAATTATTGGAGCCAACTTAGCCGAAGCTAAAGAAAATGCCTCCAACTACGAAGCCCTACTCTCCTACACCGAGGGATACAAACAACTCGCCATCTATGCCCTTTTAGCTGGATTGGTATTGATTTTGATATCTCCATTCATCAAAAAACTGATGGGCGAAGTGCGGTAG
- the recF gene encoding DNA replication/repair protein RecF (All proteins in this family for which functions are known are DNA-binding proteins that assist the filamentation of RecA onto DNA for the initiation of recombination or recombinational repair.), protein MKINKLNLTQFKNHQDRIFDFSPEINAFVGNNGVGKTNILDALHYLSVGKSFLGNSDVNNIQNEADFFVIESEIKTDQKDIILKIIQNRETKKIIKKNDKSYARIADHIGFLPSVMISPYDANLISDSGESRRRFLDAMIAQIDSPYLFSLMQYQKALKQRNTLLKSFAKHRFFDAEALEIYNEPLVKHARTVFETRKNRLDQLKPTFLYFYEMISGAKEQVNLVYQTDLEVQPMEAWLSETLEKDKVLTYTSKGIHKDDILFKMNGELIKKIGSQGQQKSFLIALKLAQINQIKQLTDKTPLLLLDDIFDKLDDKRVTQLIELLSKERFGQIFITDTHRERTEQILKNINDDFKIFEIKS, encoded by the coding sequence ATGAAAATCAATAAGCTAAACCTTACACAATTTAAAAATCATCAAGATCGTATTTTTGATTTTTCTCCAGAAATCAATGCTTTTGTGGGGAATAATGGTGTGGGCAAAACCAATATCTTAGATGCTCTACATTACCTTTCGGTGGGCAAGAGTTTTTTAGGTAACTCTGATGTCAATAATATTCAAAATGAAGCCGATTTCTTTGTTATAGAATCCGAAATAAAAACCGACCAAAAGGATATTATCCTCAAAATTATTCAAAATAGAGAAACCAAAAAAATCATCAAAAAAAATGATAAATCCTATGCGCGCATTGCAGACCACATCGGTTTTTTGCCATCGGTGATGATTTCGCCTTATGATGCCAACCTGATTTCGGATTCTGGCGAAAGCCGCCGCCGCTTTTTAGATGCGATGATTGCGCAAATAGACAGCCCGTATTTATTCAGTTTGATGCAGTATCAAAAGGCGTTGAAGCAAAGAAATACCTTGCTTAAATCTTTCGCAAAACATCGTTTTTTTGATGCTGAGGCTTTGGAAATTTATAACGAACCTTTAGTCAAACACGCCCGCACGGTTTTTGAAACAAGAAAAAATAGACTGGACCAACTCAAACCGACTTTTCTGTACTTTTACGAGATGATTTCTGGGGCTAAAGAACAGGTGAATCTCGTTTATCAAACCGACTTAGAAGTTCAACCCATGGAGGCTTGGCTCTCGGAAACTTTGGAAAAAGATAAGGTGCTGACTTACACCTCCAAAGGGATACACAAAGATGATATTTTGTTTAAAATGAATGGCGAATTGATCAAGAAAATAGGTTCTCAAGGTCAGCAGAAGTCGTTTTTGATTGCTCTTAAATTAGCTCAAATTAACCAAATAAAGCAATTGACTGATAAAACGCCTTTGCTCCTTTTAGATGATATTTTTGATAAATTAGATGATAAGCGCGTGACACAGCTGATAGAATTGCTCAGTAAAGAGCGGTTTGGGCAGATCTTCATCACGGATACCCATAGAGAACGCACCGAGCAAATTTTAAAAAACATCAATGATGATTTTAAAATTTTTGAGATCAAATCATAA
- a CDS encoding peptide MFS transporter — MDTTLKQKGHPKGLYLLFFTEMWERFSYYGMRAILIFYLTKTYLQGGLAIDPATASLIFGNFTGLVYFTPLIGGWLADKFLGQRLAITIGGITMMLGQFTLFAINTHFGLYLGLLLLIIGNGFFKPNISILVGNLYPEGDDRRDSAFSIFYMGINLGALLAPIIIGVLTDNIFATKNASGEIMSYGYKYGFLAAGIGMLLGQLLFNTLAHKYLGNIGKKPQKKIEVKEELEVTKEEVLHGNELKKVEKERVSVIFILFLFAVFFWAGFEQAGSSIALYTDKFINRDITLPFLGHYTIPASFFQSVNPFFIVILSPLFAIFWNSKLGKKLTTPVKMGLGMIILGIGFWFMLGAVAERGGDIQDPAIKASLWWLVMTYFVHTVGELCLSPVGLSVVTKLAPVRLASVLMAVWMLSSSVANFLGGFIAAYVEKMGAGQIFTYISGFVIGCGILLLLLSKFISKLMHGVK; from the coding sequence ATGGATACAACACTAAAACAGAAAGGACATCCTAAGGGGTTATACCTTTTATTCTTTACAGAAATGTGGGAGCGTTTCAGTTATTATGGAATGCGGGCAATTCTCATTTTCTACCTTACCAAAACTTATTTACAAGGCGGACTTGCTATAGATCCTGCTACCGCAAGTTTAATCTTCGGAAACTTTACAGGCTTGGTATATTTTACCCCGCTGATTGGGGGCTGGCTGGCAGATAAGTTCTTAGGACAACGCCTCGCCATTACCATTGGGGGGATCACGATGATGCTTGGGCAATTCACTTTGTTCGCCATCAATACGCATTTTGGACTTTATTTAGGTTTGTTACTACTCATCATCGGAAACGGATTTTTCAAGCCTAATATCTCCATTTTGGTAGGAAATCTCTATCCTGAAGGCGACGACAGAAGAGACTCTGCCTTCTCGATTTTCTATATGGGGATCAATTTAGGGGCGTTATTGGCTCCGATCATTATTGGTGTGCTTACCGATAATATTTTTGCAACAAAAAATGCCTCTGGTGAGATTATGTCTTACGGCTACAAATACGGCTTCTTAGCGGCAGGGATAGGAATGCTTTTAGGACAGTTGCTATTCAACACTTTGGCGCATAAATACTTAGGCAATATCGGCAAAAAACCACAGAAAAAAATTGAGGTTAAAGAAGAGTTAGAAGTAACCAAAGAAGAAGTTTTACACGGCAACGAACTCAAAAAAGTGGAAAAAGAACGGGTGAGCGTTATCTTCATTTTGTTCTTATTCGCGGTGTTCTTTTGGGCAGGCTTTGAGCAAGCGGGGTCTTCTATTGCCTTATATACGGACAAATTTATCAATCGTGATATCACCTTACCGTTCTTAGGGCACTACACCATACCAGCATCGTTTTTCCAATCGGTAAACCCTTTCTTTATCGTGATTTTGTCACCATTATTTGCGATTTTCTGGAATTCTAAATTAGGAAAAAAACTGACTACGCCTGTTAAAATGGGCTTGGGTATGATCATCTTAGGGATTGGATTCTGGTTTATGCTCGGAGCCGTGGCAGAGCGTGGCGGCGATATCCAAGATCCAGCGATAAAAGCCAGCTTATGGTGGTTGGTGATGACTTATTTCGTGCATACCGTGGGTGAGCTTTGCCTCTCTCCTGTGGGGCTTTCTGTGGTTACCAAATTAGCCCCAGTAAGGTTAGCTTCCGTGCTTATGGCGGTTTGGATGCTGTCTTCATCTGTTGCCAATTTCTTAGGCGGATTTATCGCAGCCTATGTAGAAAAAATGGGTGCAGGGCAGATCTTCACCTATATTTCAGGATTTGTGATTGGTTGTGGTATTTTACTCCTCCTCCTCAGCAAATTTATCTCTAAACTGATGCACGGCGTGAAGTAG
- a CDS encoding HU family DNA-binding protein produces the protein MTKAELVNTISNKLGMEKNDTQKVVEALMQEIRNSLYEGDNVYLRGFGSFIIKTRAAKTGRNISKNTAIEIPAHNIPAFKPSKSFAEKVKNKVPVKK, from the coding sequence ATGACAAAAGCAGAATTGGTAAATACCATCTCTAATAAGTTAGGAATGGAAAAAAATGACACTCAAAAAGTGGTGGAAGCATTGATGCAGGAAATACGAAATTCTCTATACGAAGGAGATAATGTTTACCTTAGAGGGTTTGGTTCGTTTATTATCAAGACGCGCGCTGCAAAAACAGGAAGAAACATCTCTAAAAATACAGCGATAGAAATTCCTGCCCACAATATCCCTGCATTTAAGCCTTCAAAATCTTTTGCAGAGAAAGTGAAAAACAAAGTTCCAGTAAAGAAATAA
- the mutY gene encoding A/G-specific adenine glycosylase: MKTNKQNPDFLNIGTKIIDWYDENARELPWRSTQNPYKIWISEVILQQTQVQQGRAYYLRFIERFPDVKTLAEADTDEVLLYWKGLGYYSRALNLHEAGQQIMRDFNGEFPSTYQEILSLKGIGKYTAAAIVSICFGEAYPAVDGNFYRVFSRLFADDFDISKSNAFQYFSALADRVMPPHRPGDFNQAIMDLGSEVCKPKTPQCGLCPVSEDCMAYQTGRALEFPVKHKKVSVTTMNLTYYMIHCQGYFLIKKRNRASIWKNLYEFPTQIPEAWQPFIRETKVVNHKLTHRNLIIEMNEVPTKTLQELHAYAQQHGYDVVNPEMAAQKSFPKPLEQWLKDFFV; this comes from the coding sequence TTGAAAACAAACAAACAAAACCCTGATTTTCTAAACATTGGCACCAAAATCATTGATTGGTACGATGAAAATGCGCGCGAACTTCCGTGGCGAAGCACCCAAAATCCGTATAAAATATGGATCAGCGAGGTTATTTTACAACAAACCCAAGTGCAGCAAGGGCGTGCTTATTACCTTAGATTTATAGAGCGTTTCCCAGATGTGAAAACCCTAGCAGAGGCAGATACAGACGAGGTTCTTCTCTACTGGAAAGGTTTGGGCTACTACTCCCGAGCGCTCAATCTCCACGAAGCCGGACAGCAAATAATGCGGGATTTCAACGGTGAGTTTCCCTCCACTTATCAAGAGATTTTAAGCCTAAAAGGCATCGGTAAATATACGGCAGCTGCCATTGTGAGCATTTGTTTTGGCGAGGCTTATCCTGCGGTAGATGGTAATTTTTACCGTGTTTTTTCCAGACTTTTTGCCGATGATTTTGATATTTCTAAATCCAATGCGTTTCAATATTTTTCGGCATTGGCAGATCGGGTTATGCCGCCGCACCGCCCTGGAGATTTCAACCAAGCCATTATGGATTTGGGCTCGGAGGTCTGCAAACCTAAAACGCCACAATGTGGTCTGTGCCCCGTTTCGGAAGATTGTATGGCTTATCAAACGGGCAGGGCTTTAGAGTTTCCCGTGAAGCATAAAAAAGTGAGCGTCACTACAATGAACCTAACTTATTATATGATACACTGCCAAGGTTATTTTTTAATTAAAAAAAGAAATAGGGCCTCCATTTGGAAAAATTTATACGAATTTCCAACGCAGATTCCTGAGGCGTGGCAGCCTTTTATCCGAGAAACCAAGGTGGTTAACCATAAACTAACCCACCGAAATTTAATCATAGAAATGAATGAAGTGCCCACCAAAACGCTGCAAGAGCTCCACGCCTATGCCCAGCAACACGGCTACGATGTGGTTAATCCAGAAATGGCAGCGCAAAAATCTTTCCCTAAACCCTTAGAACAGTGGTTAAAAGATTTTTTTGTTTAG
- a CDS encoding peptide MFS transporter yields the protein MKSKHPKGLPYLFFTEMWERFGYYLILGIFVLYMIDPSETGGLAFEDKNADDIFGTFIALTYLTPFLGGFLADRVLGYIKAVYIGGFLMGLGYIGLGLFKELPLFYASLGLIIVGNGFFKPSISTLLGNLYSEEPYKANKDAGYNIFYMGINIGAFACNIIAAFMRNKFGWGEAFMTAGFGIFLGLIIFSLGRKHILHANVLKPVQQGDTTISSVLLKVFMPAIMVGVLGWFIPGNIFGSDTTDAFIFACIPVIVFYVSLYVKANAEDKRPIGALLAIFAVSLMFWAVFKQNGTALTRWAKYYTDRSVPAVAEKPLESIYLVDSKDFNTHEVPVYDAQYQAVKDAQGNAVKEQGKDIYFRNISPEQRAKLEQNPDQKVYLYNTELFQSINPFWVIVLTPLVVGFFLMLRRKGKEPTTPAKIVLGLFISALSCLVMVGAVHAGDNGLVKVSALWLVAAYGVITIGELCLSPMGLSLVSKLSPPRLTALMMGGFFLSTAIGNKLSGVLSSMWYNYEDKANFFWVNFGLLLLATLIGLSILKSLNKAMKSH from the coding sequence ATGAAAAGTAAACACCCCAAAGGACTGCCCTATTTATTCTTTACAGAAATGTGGGAGCGTTTTGGCTACTACCTGATTTTAGGCATCTTCGTTTTGTATATGATAGACCCTTCGGAAACGGGCGGTTTAGCATTTGAAGATAAAAACGCCGATGATATCTTCGGAACCTTTATTGCGCTCACTTACCTTACGCCGTTCCTCGGTGGCTTCTTGGCGGATCGGGTTTTAGGCTACATCAAAGCTGTGTATATCGGTGGTTTTCTGATGGGCTTGGGCTATATCGGCTTAGGGCTTTTTAAGGAATTGCCTTTATTTTATGCCTCCTTAGGACTGATTATCGTGGGGAATGGATTTTTTAAACCCAGCATTTCCACACTTTTGGGGAACCTCTACTCCGAAGAACCTTACAAAGCCAACAAAGACGCTGGCTACAATATTTTCTATATGGGGATCAATATTGGGGCGTTTGCGTGTAATATTATCGCAGCGTTTATGCGAAATAAATTCGGTTGGGGCGAAGCCTTTATGACCGCTGGTTTCGGGATATTTTTAGGATTGATTATCTTCAGTTTAGGGCGAAAACACATCTTACACGCCAATGTGCTAAAACCTGTACAACAAGGCGATACCACCATTTCTTCCGTGCTTTTAAAAGTCTTTATGCCTGCCATTATGGTTGGCGTTTTGGGGTGGTTTATCCCTGGTAATATTTTCGGTTCTGATACCACTGATGCCTTTATTTTTGCTTGTATCCCTGTGATTGTTTTCTATGTTTCGCTTTATGTAAAAGCCAACGCCGAGGACAAAAGACCTATTGGCGCACTCCTCGCGATATTTGCAGTCAGCTTGATGTTTTGGGCAGTGTTTAAACAAAATGGCACTGCGCTCACCCGTTGGGCAAAATATTACACCGATAGAAGCGTGCCTGCCGTGGCGGAAAAGCCTTTGGAAAGCATTTATTTGGTGGATAGCAAAGACTTCAACACCCACGAAGTTCCCGTTTATGATGCGCAATATCAAGCCGTAAAAGATGCCCAAGGCAATGCCGTAAAAGAGCAAGGCAAGGATATTTATTTCAGAAATATTAGCCCAGAGCAAAGGGCAAAATTAGAACAAAACCCTGACCAAAAAGTTTATTTATATAATACAGAACTCTTCCAATCCATTAACCCATTTTGGGTGATTGTCCTCACACCTTTGGTGGTTGGTTTCTTCCTGATGCTCAGAAGAAAAGGCAAAGAGCCGACCACACCTGCCAAAATTGTATTGGGGCTTTTCATCTCGGCACTTTCTTGTTTGGTGATGGTGGGCGCTGTACACGCTGGCGATAATGGCTTGGTTAAAGTCTCTGCCCTGTGGTTGGTTGCGGCTTATGGCGTGATTACCATCGGCGAGCTTTGCCTCTCCCCTATGGGACTTTCCTTGGTGTCTAAACTCTCCCCACCGAGGCTTACAGCCCTTATGATGGGCGGTTTCTTCCTCTCCACTGCTATTGGGAATAAACTCTCGGGCGTGCTCTCCAGTATGTGGTACAATTATGAGGACAAAGCCAACTTCTTTTGGGTGAATTTTGGATTGCTCCTTTTGGCAACGCTCATTGGGCTCTCCATCCTCAAAAGTCTCAACAAAGCGATGAAATCTCACTAA